Within Anopheles ziemanni chromosome 2, idAnoZiCoDA_A2_x.2, whole genome shotgun sequence, the genomic segment TATGTGTGCTCGTTGGTGCTGAGCACTAACGAGTTTATGTCAGTAATACTGTGTTCAGACGAACAAATTTCGttctaaaaataattttaccaaATTATTAGCCATTGTCCTaatgaattttcttcatttttttcttccacaggAATATACACCGAACATACACTAACGGCCTATCATTGATCCCTCATCTGgcttgcaaaacaaatacgaGCCCAGAAAATGTACCTCGAGCATTCATTTGATCCCAATCTTGCCAACAGTGTTTCGACGAATATAGATGGTACTTTTGCGAGATCGCCACCAACAAAATTAGCTGTGGACGACACGGCAAGGTTTGAAACGAATCAAAAGGGTCAACATAAACGACCCACCGGATTAAGTTACCAGCATCAAGAACCGCATGTTAGCACCAGCATACGTTAACCACGCTTATGAATCAAGTGAATCAGATCAAACTgtgataaacaatattttcgtagaatgtttttaaagttattcgTCTGGCGATGACATCCTTTGCCACATGTCCACGCTAAATGAGTATCAACATATAAGGTAATACGTTTACATGCAACCTTAAGAATGGCAGTTTTGTGAAacgaagtttattttttattttttgaaaattccaTCAGTGAAGTTTAAATCGGTTTCCACAGCTTTGCTTCTAGCAACCGTGTCTTCTACACCTCGGTTGGCAGCACATCTTTCTGCAGCAACCTTGGTCGATTGCCTTAAGTGAAACGGGAAATTAGAGGTCAAATTTTCAACGGGATCTATTCGACAGAGGTCACCGAAACGGTTAAGAGTGATTACTGCTATCGACCTCTAGCGTGGAGCTTTGAAAGCATTGTTTGTTACTGAACCGGTTCATTTAAAGCTCGTGACGGTTTGTGTCTTGAATTGCAAGCACAGTGCGGTTCGTGCCTTTACTAGTAGGTAGTTGCAACGAAGGTGTGCTACGGAGGTTAAGAAAAGGTGCCTTAAGCAAAGGTGTTCctatgtgtttgaaattcaaaaaaaGCTGTTGCATAGATATAACGGTGGTTAATAGTGATCGCGCGGTTTGATCGTCGTAAAGTGAAGTTAAGTGATAGTTTAAGTAGTGATCGTTCGTCGTGTCAGTTCATTTTCCGTGGCACCGCAGATTCAACGCTGGCGTTAGCGAGTCTGCGGGGTGGCTCTGCCATCGTGGCAATGCCATTTATCGACGATGAGCTGCTGTGGTCCCCGGACAACGATGGACGGATGGTGGATCTGCAGGCGTGTCTGCAAACGGTACGTATGAGCCGggaaacaattttgttttcgttttacgAATAaggtttttccaccctttttctcttcctcgCACAGGAGAGTAATCAAACGGCAAGCCAAACGGCGGAACTGGCAAACGGTGGCTGTGATTTGAACACGCTCGACGACCAGCTGGACAATGACTCGGATGAGCTGCTGCGGCAGCTGACGGAAAACTCGTTTGAGCTGGAACAGTTTTTCCAAGACTTTCCACCCACCGAAATCAAAGTCGTATGTTGCAACGCACACGTTTTCCCCTTAATGAACTATGAAAATAATCGTGTCGGGTTTACTTTCGTTCACaggaggaaaacaacaacgatCTGCAGCTGGACGAGGAAACGAGCGGCCAACTCTTCCTCCAGAGCTGCAATCAGTTCCTCTCgtccgctgccgccgccgcccagCTCAGTGCCCTTTCCGGCGACCCGAACGAGTCCGACGGAAGTCTCAACCGACTCTGCTCGGGTGGAAACGATCAGCTGCTAGGCTCTAGCGGTCTCACTACCCAGCAGCTGCAAGAACAGTTGCTAATCGCACAGGCACAGGGTTTGCTGCAGCAGAATCGCTTTAACAATTCGCTGCTCGCCGAAAAACTCCTGCAGAACCAccatcaacaacagcagcaacaacagcagctccatcagcagcaacaacagcagcagcagcagctccatcATCAACATGGCAATCTGAATGGCGTTACCAGCTTGGAGGCACTCGGAGTGTCatccaacaacaccaacaacaatcACCACCATCcccacagcaacaacaacaatagcagtagcagtagtagcagTAATGGTGGAAGGGCCAATAAGCCGCCCGATATCGtcatcaaaggtaagcaccgtTTGgttctttaatgatgtttcggAAAGAAAATACTCCTGCACTCCAGAAGTAACTCAGTCCGACAGGAGGAAAGCACGTTCCTTTGCTTTGAattgttatttcattttgaGTCGAACCACGTTCTATTTTAACCAAAAATCTTCAACGCCAATAGAAGAATGCGATAAGCATGAATGTGGTTTCCTCCCTGTTTGACAAAACTTTGATAATTTCACAAAACGACGTGAGTACTTTTTGCATATACACATTTTAAGTTAGtcttgaattgaattttactTCTATATCTGAGCCATCTTACCAACCGAAATGGTACAAAATAAGAAGCATTTACAAGAAAAGCGATACCCAATGCTGTTACTTCCTCTGTTTGATGTAACGGTATATCATTTGGCAGTGTTTGACAAGCACAAGTTAGCAACATCTTTTATGCATTATGCGAAGTAGGCATTTACTGCAAAGTATGCATATCTATGTCCCGTTTTAACCTCACATTTCATACAATCCAAGGgagaattatttaaaactatTATAGAGTGTTCTTTGGAATTTACTTTTCACAACAAACCATACAAACCtatcataaaagcaaaactcaACCAACGATTCTTATCAATCAATATTCCGAAAAATGActaaaacttcaaaaaaataaaacaaatgggtTCGATGGATACAGTCATGTGCAACATAAAGCAATACAGGTACGCCAAGCTCGACGCAGCACAATTCTTGCAGGAAGCCACGATTTGGAGTCGGTGAATGGTGCGCATTTTCCTGTGAACATTGCCACCCTTGCCGCCGGCTTCCTTGCATCCCCGTCACCCTGTCTTAGGGGATATAAATTTCGCATTTGGGTCGTCTCCGCTTCATTGCGGGTTAAATCGCCATTagtcatttgattttttttgtgtaactACGCCATCAACACTAGTTCCTTGTTTCGTGGAGCGACTCATACCGCCCACCAACCCTCTCCCTACCCAGTCGGGTCGGTTTTGGGGCGGTCCAATTTCAGTGGGACTTTGCTGAGCCGCTTGCTATTTTTCATGCGCTTTACTGTTGTGCGCTTCCTCAATGCACCGGCAAACGGAACTGGCCCAACCCGTCCCAGACCGGTGGGCGATCGAATTTAAGCGGCCAAGGGCAGTGGCCGCGCACTTGTGCAAATGTTCCGATGCAGCAGGTTTGTTCCTGTCGGCgggttcttcttctttcgaccTGTAGGCTTGGGTGGCTCGCGACGCACAACGGTACGTGTCCGTGGTGTGTAgacaatttaatgttttttttttctttttatttccgcATCCGATTGCGTCCAGCTTTGTTTTGCGGACTTATTTCTTGCTGGACTTGACATGGATCTTCTTGCATTTGCGGTTGTCTTAAGACGGTCCGGAGTTTTGTGTGCAGCTATGCCACTCCCATAGCGAAGACGATTgattattctttttatttttgatgtttgttttccgaCGGATTTGACAAGTAAACCCCGTCGATGGTCCCGAATTCCTTGAGTGTCCTTTTACGGTCAAGGCCCCTGGTGCAGATCGTCCGGGCGAAATAAAGCGCAAACCTTCGTGTCCGTTACGAAATCGGAAACGCCCGTTTGCATTCCAGGCACCACTTCCTTCCCTGTTCGTACCGTCCGACCGATGAGggagttttctttccttcagtTGACAGACGACACTGGCCGCCGGGTCATCGTTCGCTTCCTGTTGACCGTAACGGCTTCTCAGGGAGGTACAGGTTCGATACTTGCGATgggtttgaaagttgttaCTGTGGACATTTCTGGATTTAAAAtgggaattttgtttttgcactgATTGTTCAATTCAATGATCATCTTATAGTAACATTCACGTTAAACATTCCGgtgaattttgaaaatatctcCATAATAGTTTGATGTATTGGCAGAAATACAGCAGAAAGTTATTTTATAACTATAAGCATTTGATaatcttttcaaatgttttcaatgaCTCGCAGAGAACCTCATATGGTATgcttaatttgatttaatgtAATATTAATGTGATTGAGGAAATTACGAGGAAACTCTTATTGAAAACATATGTGTTGTGTAAAATTGATCACAAACGGTAAGATAAGGTACGCACTCTTGCCGTTATTTTTAGTGTTCATCAAAGTATTTAGAGAAAATAGTCTTTTTTACCAGTTTTACCTAAATCCTTCCACCACGAAGCGAAATGTATTTCGAAAGCCAAACTTCATGCAATTGGTCGGCTTCAACCGTTCAGCGACTCCACGATCGCACGTTAATTGGATCGTCAGCTCGATCTTGCCGAAATTCGGTGGCTAGTCGAAAATTACCACCCCATTACCAACATCCCAAAATTGGTCGGCCCTTTCCGTGGCTTCCGTCGGTTTCCGCGAACTGAGACGGcttctttttttatacaatCGAACAATCGGTCAAGAGTTCGCGTTCATCTCGGAGCGTGTTATGTAAGCGAAGCTTTTTCTCGTTCCCAAATCAATGCCGACGGATGCTTCTACTACTGCACGCTGTGGAGAATGTTGACGCAAGGCGAGGGCAAAAAGACACCCCTCGAAAGGCCAGAAAGGAAGCGGTTAAAACACGCTATGTAAGATTCGTTTggcgtgttttgaaaaatgtgtgtCACGATAATGAATTTGTCCCGTGCTGCAGCTTgtgccgaacattttcttttgctttcttttctaaTCTTCTCGTGCTGTCGTCTGTTTTGCTTCCACTTTGTCACCGAACGCGATCGTTTCCGTTGTCGTATCGTTGATATTGATAATTGGGACGgggttgtttcttttctcaaaACTAAAAAGCGGGAGTGAACCTCCGATTCGTTTTGGAACAATTTGTTTCCATCCCATTACACTCCCGATGGTACGATCATATCTTTGCCTTTCTCGCGTGATCTATTACTCTCCCTCTCGGAGAGGCGGAAGAACCGAAAGAAATCGAAAGTAACAAAACTTAAACCGAAGGCTCGAGCTACATGTACCACATGTGTCAGTCCCTGTGGAAGGAGGGAAGGAACATGAGGACAGGCTTGTGTGCGggaggaaagtgaaaaattaacCATGACATTTTACGATTGCTGATGTTCCTTTTCTTTGGCTCTAACTTGTTCGGGTCGGGTTGTTGTGTTTGCCTCGTGAAGCCAAAACCACCGTGTgcgatttgtttggtttgcaaTTTTTCAGTGTCCTTTTACGGATGTTGGTTAAGCTGGTGTTGATTTTGGGCGTTCTCCTGCTTCGAGGTggaggttattttttttttcttgccagaGTTCCTTACGCTTGTCTAACGGGAACATGCACGACGTCGATCGCGATGAAATATGATCCACGGTGATCGATCGACCGAGGAACCGCAGCACGAAAGTGCGTTGTTTTGACAATTGGCCCCGTTTTGAAGCGTTAAGCGTTTGGTGTTTCTTGGATCGCGGGTTTtctagagaaaaataaaaaaacccgcTAACGGATGAGAGAAATATTGGAATCTAACGCTCGTGTTCGTTGCCCAATTTTTTGCTGCTCGCAGCACGATCTCCTGCCCGGGATCATTAGCGATTTTTGCACTGGACCATGTCACCCGTGCCACCCGTTCCTTCCGCCACCTTGGGCACCCTTCCCGGTGTCGTGGTTGCATAACTgagggttgggtttttttattcttctccgGGGTGTGAAAGAGACGTCGGTTGTCCTCCAGTTGGTTCGGTTCAAAGACCCACCGAAAATGTGCACACGCAGCACTTGGCGTTGGCCAGGAGGgcctttcgtttgaaaattacACTTCGCCCATACAAGGACTCTGTCGTGATCGTTAACCACGGCGAAGATCATCATCTGCCCAACGGTTGACTGAGGTGAATGGTAAAAGGAATCGATTCGATTGGCGATATGGAATGAggatttcaaaattaaaagaacCACACCGAGATTGGCTCGGGATGGGACCTTCTCCTCCGAGGCGCCATCTTCGTGTAGTACAAGAAACAACAGAAACtaatgaaatatttctttGCACATCGACGCGGGACGATTCAAGCGCTAACCGCTATTAGGAGGAGTTTGTGACAATCTCCAGCAGCAGAGCCTTCAATAGCTTCATGTCGATTGCGCATCATCGCGCCACATGCTTTTTACCTCCCGCTACCTCCCTCCCACCCACTCCCCGGCGGGGATGCAAAAGGGCGCGAAATGGCTTTTCAAATTCCTCAATCAAGCTGGGCTTTCAGACCCACGGGAGGCGTTAACGTCGTGCCGGTATCGCCGTCGGAATGTGTTTGCAATAATTGGGGTCAACGTTTTATGTCTCCCGCGGGGTCACCTTTCGGGGTCCGCCGGATGATGTCATCATCATGTTGGATGTTCTGCGCAAGTGCCCAGTTTTCATGCGAAGGGTCTGAGGGTCTGAGCCGGGGGCAAATGAAACCTTGCGGTCGTGCCATTTGCAGCGTTATTTGCAACGTATCCTCGAAAAAGGATGAAGAAGGGCTTATTAACAGTTGCGGCTTAGAAGAGAtcatgaaattgttttggtttccacGGTTTTGCCGTGGCTTATGATCTCGATGCTACCAAGAATGTGTATCCATTGTTGATGGAGATGCTCACATAGCCAATACAACATGATAAAACTTTTACAAATGGCTGGAAATCAATCTATCTGAAGTTCGTTCATGTCAAAAATAATCGTTAAATTAGAACAATACTGTGGGGtttcaaacttttcaaacaGAACTTATTATCTATGGCagaattttaacaaaaatgaaacaaacaactttaacaaaaaaaaggaacaataaaaaaacgagaaacttTCCATTGTTAGAAACAAGCCCTGTCTCTTGAATAGTAATGTAAAATAGAGACTcaaatgagttggagaaaacGAACGTGACTTGGTCCATTGCAAATCAAAAGATAATGTTATATGAACACATTTATGTTGTCAGAGTAGTCGTAACAATGTAATATAACGATTGCcttaaaaaaattgacaaattttTATCAGCGATACGCaaaaagttaaccaagctaatgaagttaattttattgtaaagttacatCTTGTTagtactttaaaaaatatactgACTCTGAAACCCTGACTAAGACAGCAAAATGTATATCAATCTAATAGGGCTATTTATGAACTCTACGTCATCCACACATATGGTCATAAGGATGTAAAAAGGTAGGGGACATTGTTATTGGAATCCAAAACGCTTCCTCCATTACGCAATCCTTCCCTTCTCTTTCGTTTGCTCTCCGGGATCCAACTTCCTACCGAAAGGTGACATTTGGCGCTTTCGGAAGTTCAAACCACGGAGAAGGGTCGAGAAAAGGCCCCACTGCTTCGTTCGTGGCACTTTGTCTCGTGAGATCCACACGACTATTACCCTGCCCCTCCATTTTCCTCGCCAGCAACGGTAACGACTACCTCAACCGGCAGCAGCCACCGCCGTCCAGTAAGACGGTCTCGACTGGGTCATGGCTAACCGGCTGAgcggatatttttattttcatcgccTCCTTTTCCATCGCCCGCCTCGGCGCAGTTTTACCCTTCCTTCCGCCACCGGATCTACTAGCCCCTTTTATCGGTCCGAGAAGGTGACTTTCTTCGGGCCACGACGCGACGGATGCTGCCGTCCGAAAACCGGATTGCAATCCGTTTGAGCCCACAGCCTGGCGCAAGAGTTCGGCGAGAGAGACTTCGACGACGGACAGGACGACAGCGCAACGTCTAGGCCTCCGGTCTGGCCCGGGTGGACAGGTTGATCGCTCCACGACGTTTACGCTCGTCAACCGGTTTTTTGGGATCGCGACGGCGAGATGGAGTCATTTCCGATTAATTAACAAACCTACCTACCCCCTTAACGTTGACTAGCGGCCAACCGGGGACGCCTTGTCCGAAAAGGAGTGCAATACCGGGCCAGTCGATTCGCCGCCGGATCGATTAACCGTGATCGGTATCGATGATCTAATCGAGCGAACGATATCCTACGCTAAATGGTTCCTTATGCATACGTTTATCTTGTGCACTGACATCTGGTGCGTATGAAATTGGCATTTGCATTTTCCGTGAGGCAATTTGTCAGACGCGGGGAGTTTGTGAACCAAGAACTTTCCGTTGACAATCAAGCAAGCTTTGAAAAAGCTAGCACCTGGTTCAAGTAAAGTAAGCGTAATATTATGAAATAAGAAACGATTTAAATCAGTGTCCAAATAAGATTGGTTATGTTTGCCAAGTTTGATCGTGGAATTGGaacgaatattttttttgtattattcAATATTCATTGCTGATGCTTGGAATGATGCCTTGCCATCATTTAAAGGGTAGGAATCATTAGAAGTTTATAGTGTTCAATGTTACTGGAAGTGTGTAGTGTTATCTATCCACcctaaaatattttcaaccttGTAAACAACAGTTGGAGactctttttaaaattattatgcttttttttaaattatgatcaggttttatatgaaacaacattgatttgttttaagGTAATATTAGAAGTActgatttattatcatttacaATTCAAATACTTCAACTACTGAAGATCAAGTGGTATAGATATTGAATTAATTCGGAACTGTTCCGAACAAATGAGCACAACCCACATCCATCTTCCTTGGGTAATTACTCACTCAAAAACATCTACAAACACTCGGCGATCCCTGGCATGACGAAGCGATCCATCTGAAATTAATCCGGTACAATTAACTCATTCGCCCAACTCACTGGCATAATGATCTCCTTGGCTTCCGCTCGCCATACCTTCGGTGCTAGCCACGGCCTAATATAATTTCCCGAAACAGGCCGCTGTTCTGCGCCGCCAACTTCTTTCGTTGACACGAGCGCTGGTAGCTTGCGCAGGGACTGGGCAGCTAACTGGACCGCACACGTATCAAGTTTCGTCTCCGTCAACAAACCGAACGCGCGCACGGGGTTAACGCTGATTTATTCCGCCAAACCGAGAGGGTGGCCGGTCAATTGGCACAAATTAACCGCAACTGACTggagatgaaattttaatggaaaatCATAATTGATCGCGTGTGCAGCCGGCCAACTCGCGTGCACGGGGTGTGCGAGGATACGTTAGGTTTCTTTCCTACCTAGTCCTCTGTACTGTCTTAGGGAAGTCGGGTCACACTCTTTTCCACAAGCTGAGTTATTGCGTGGATGAGAATATTTTCCTCCAACGTGTTCTGTGTGGGAGGGCAACAGGAATTCGACATATTTCACCCCCGCATACCTCTGTAAGTCTATGATCCCCGGGAAGACCTGCACCTGGGAAGCCGTTGTGAGGAATTCGTCGATGTTTGCTTCAGCCGCTGACCGGTGAAGTCATGTTGCATTTCGAATTGATTTGTTGGAGTTGCGGTGTCGAATAAGGTTGTCGTACCTGGAGGGCACTGGATGTAGTTCACTGCGggggttgtatttttttggttcatgttttttctttctctctctctctgtcttgAGGATAGAGGAAATTTTCGTCTCATCGAGTTGCGCACAGTTATGTAAATGGAGCTCCTCGAGAGCGCTGTGCACGGTGGACGTTTAACTTCCCATGCGACATGCTGTTAACCGCTTTCCGTCACCAGCATTCGTATCACTTCCAGCGAACCCCCATtcggaggaagaagaaaaaaagtgatTGTAGAACTCCGCGAGCGTTCGCGAAAGGGTGCGTTCTAAATACCACGCGTGTGTCCATTTGGCGTTTGGGCCGATTCTACGATCAACTCCGGCACGCACTTCACCAGATGGCAGCACTGCAAAACACTGAGGGTTAGATCCAGCACAAAGTTCTAGCCGTTTCGTGTGAGCGCGCAGACCCGGTCCAGTCCGTTTCGTTGTCAGCCGTCGTCGGTTTCCCCCGTAAAGGTCACGTATCCTTTTAGCTTTGGCAACTTTGCCCTACTTCTCCGGCGCTGCAGGTTAAGCCTGCCGGGCCTGGGTCACTACTATCGAGATGTTgaacttatttttgtgcttcatTTTTCTCATCCACGCGGGGGGCCTTTCGGGGGGGAGAGCCTTTGCTCGAGATGGGAGTGATAGTGAAGCTCACCGTGCCTGTCCTGATGGTAATTGGAATCTCgtttcagctttttttttgcttcgcttggatttgtttgtttactcggTGGCAGGTTGAGGTCGGAGAGGAAAAACACCCGTTTCTCGATTACCGAacggtcggttttgttttaggCCCCGCGCGGAGGAAGGTTAAATTAAGTCAAACGTTACCATTTTGCAACGAATGGCTAGTGAAGGGACGTCAAATTCCTGATATATTTAATATAGACATTTTAAGCTGGTAGACGTTATTAAAAATTTGGGGAACGATTTGAATAGGTGTTCTATAgaattaatttgttatttttgtttttatatggTTTGATAAACTAAATCATTTTGATTCCGATTGTTGTAGTGAAGAACtcaattaaagaaaatgagttgtacttattttatgttctttcaaTCAGCCTGGAATCATTCTAGCATTTAGGCAATATTTGTGCAAGTCATTTTAAGTTTCAATGTAAGTTTTtacatttgaatttgattgaaCAACCATCTGATTTGCAATaagacaaaacaaatgaattttGCGTATAAATAGTCGATTGATTTTGCTTAAGtatcttcttggcgtaacgacctcttggtcatgcctgcccgttaggagcttacgagacttgtttccctgttgtacgtggatagtcagtcctctcgtacaggggagggtccggtgtcggttgggattcgaacccacgccgtcgatttggtgagcctcggcggcgctcatgggccgatttgctaaccggcgctaccgctcggctgtcgcggaccccctgcTTAAGTAATTTCATGTTAAttacatgtttgtttgttaaaaaatttgaTAGATTGATATAAGCCTTCGATATCGAGATAAAACCAATTTCTATCCGTTCTGTGTATGATTTCGGTAATTGAGTTTGTTTCGTAAACctacaaaatagaaaatagtagagttagaaaattgaaaacgcaTTCCATGAACCATCCATTTTCACGTCCAAAACTTTGGTTCCTTTGGTAAaagtggtttttatttcgctgTTGTAACATAATAATGCCCGAAAATAGATCGACTGGTGTCACTTTCGTTTCCCATCATCCGAATGAGAATGCCTTGTTTTCCAGTGTCTCAGGCTTCACTCTCGTCGAATGCCCGTTGTCCCAAAAACAGACAACATGAACGTATCTTTGGGTGGAAAACGAGGGAACGTCATAAAATGGCGGAAAAACTACCTCCGTTGCAGCGAAGCGCATCGAGCGCTGCTCTCATCGTTGTCTGAAACCGATTCGATCTCCTAGCGCCAAGTAAAAAGAACAaggtgaaaataaaaggatACCATCCGGAGGAAAAATTGATGCGCCGTGCTCATGATAACAACACAAACCCACCCCGAACGATGGGCGAAAATCCCGCCGGCAGCCGATTCGGACCGCAGGAAATGGGAAGAAGGCGATGCCAAGCGCCAACCCGTGCACATGACCCCGAAGGACAACTTCAGTGCGG encodes:
- the LOC131294293 gene encoding ecdysone-induced protein 74EF-like, with product MPFIDDELLWSPDNDGRMVDLQACLQTESNQTASQTAELANGGCDLNTLDDQLDNDSDELLRQLTENSFELEQFFQDFPPTEIKVEENNNDLQLDEETSGQLFLQSCNQFLSSAAAAAQLSALSGDPNESDGSLNRLCSGGNDQLLGSSGLTTQQLQEQLLIAQAQGLLQQNRFNNSLLAEKLLQNHHQQQQQQHLEALGVSSNNTNNNHHHPHSNNNNSSSSSSSNGGRANKPPDIVIKGMFNNLAPTGRYNRSKELS